The Halogranum gelatinilyticum genome contains a region encoding:
- a CDS encoding DUF7261 family protein, whose amino-acid sequence MSSQSRGQLVLVAAAVVAIALVPMVAAYLQLGYHADVEATGEHRHPAEDAERVLERAVHNASVAATGEYDWSERDQAADEINDTLAPFVAQVEESRVESGVVYRVDRNVSAATTWAAANCPTGPNREFGACESVGGVVVQERAGETQPLAVALDVRVTTDETTTRLTFVFRSVGR is encoded by the coding sequence ATGAGTTCGCAGAGCCGAGGCCAGCTGGTGCTCGTCGCGGCCGCCGTCGTCGCAATCGCGCTCGTGCCGATGGTGGCCGCGTATCTCCAGTTGGGCTACCACGCCGACGTCGAGGCGACCGGCGAACACCGCCATCCGGCCGAGGACGCCGAACGCGTCCTCGAACGGGCGGTCCACAACGCCTCCGTCGCCGCCACCGGCGAGTACGACTGGTCGGAGCGAGACCAGGCCGCCGACGAGATAAACGACACGCTCGCACCGTTCGTCGCGCAGGTCGAGGAGTCGCGGGTGGAGTCGGGTGTCGTCTACCGCGTCGACCGGAACGTCTCGGCGGCGACGACGTGGGCCGCGGCGAACTGCCCGACCGGCCCGAACCGCGAGTTCGGCGCGTGTGAGTCGGTGGGTGGCGTCGTCGTCCAGGAACGCGCCGGTGAGACGCAGCCGTTGGCGGTCGCGCTTGACGTGCGGGTCACGACCGACGAGACGACGACGCGGCTGACGTTCGTGTTCCGTAGCGTGGGACGCTAG
- a CDS encoding DUF7262 family protein — MRDSCDERADRGEPSANRGQLSLSAIEAGVGVVFVLAVAAGFGLGLPQPETAETQLDAYATDATTVLSGEPPRHAGATRLSEVTRSEASFDREQDALDRRVDRILPANLMYRVRTPHGSVGYARPTGVPVGESTVTTLSGEVTIWVWYA, encoded by the coding sequence ATGCGTGACAGTTGCGACGAGCGGGCCGACCGCGGGGAGCCGTCGGCCAACAGGGGTCAGCTCTCACTGTCGGCCATCGAGGCTGGCGTCGGCGTGGTCTTCGTCCTCGCAGTCGCCGCGGGCTTTGGGCTGGGATTGCCACAGCCAGAGACCGCCGAGACACAGCTCGACGCCTACGCGACCGACGCGACGACGGTGCTCTCGGGGGAACCGCCACGACACGCCGGGGCGACGCGGCTCTCGGAGGTGACGCGCTCGGAGGCGAGCTTCGACCGCGAACAGGACGCCCTGGACCGCCGCGTCGACCGGATCCTCCCGGCGAACCTGATGTACCGCGTCCGGACACCCCACGGTAGCGTCGGCTACGCGCGGCCGACCGGCGTCCCGGTGGGTGAGTCGACCGTGACGACGCTCTCCGGCGAAGTGACGATCTGGGTGTGGTACGCATGA
- a CDS encoding DUF7263 family protein, translating into MSARAQANLPVLAVALVLLTTVTAVSVALADGALIGADRDPIDRRAASAVADRLVAADSAATERANVLNATAVERLDAGRLDELAPAARNGSVRVRLGDRTLVERGEPAAGVTVRRVVLVAEREATTRSLDLAESTTLTLPRRTSEVTVDVDSANGTTVETVRANDRVVLHDDEGVGQAGDGESTVEVSRFETTRLAFTTTPNPQGTATVTFYPTETTKAVLEVTVDA; encoded by the coding sequence ATGAGCGCGAGAGCGCAGGCGAACCTTCCCGTCCTCGCCGTCGCGCTCGTCCTCCTCACGACCGTGACGGCCGTGAGCGTCGCGCTCGCCGACGGGGCACTGATCGGCGCGGACCGCGACCCGATCGACAGGCGGGCCGCGAGCGCGGTCGCCGACAGACTCGTCGCCGCCGACAGTGCCGCGACCGAGCGTGCGAACGTCCTGAACGCGACCGCAGTCGAGCGTCTCGACGCGGGTCGGCTCGACGAACTCGCGCCAGCGGCGCGAAACGGCTCGGTCCGGGTCCGACTGGGTGACCGAACCCTGGTCGAACGCGGCGAGCCAGCGGCCGGTGTGACCGTCCGCCGGGTCGTCCTCGTCGCCGAACGGGAGGCGACGACGCGGAGCCTCGATCTCGCCGAGTCGACGACGCTGACCCTCCCGCGACGGACGTCGGAAGTCACCGTCGACGTCGACAGTGCGAACGGAACGACAGTCGAGACGGTCCGCGCGAACGACCGCGTCGTCCTCCACGACGACGAGGGAGTCGGTCAGGCGGGTGACGGCGAGTCGACCGTCGAAGTCTCTCGCTTCGAGACCACCCGGCTGGCGTTCACGACGACGCCGAACCCGCAGGGAACGGCGACGGTCACGTTCTATCCGACCGAGACGACGAAGGCGGTGTTGGAGGTGACCGTCGATGCGTGA
- a CDS encoding DUF7266 family protein, with the protein MADAGDRRSDVGGGLRADRRGLSPVVGKTLEIGIVLLFVSLVTVALYGGIVPEYRTAAADEVGDRTLVAAAERIEVAVPPDATGVHSETRVDLPRTIRDEQYRLRVTNRTLVLDHPDAAVSGRLPLAFPDRVTDVSGVWDSTDDLLVVVDGGADVSVRLEVAG; encoded by the coding sequence GTGGCTGACGCGGGCGACCGCCGGTCGGACGTCGGCGGCGGTCTCCGTGCCGACCGCCGTGGCCTCTCGCCGGTCGTGGGGAAGACGCTCGAAATCGGCATCGTGCTCCTGTTCGTGAGCCTCGTCACCGTCGCGCTCTACGGTGGTATCGTCCCGGAGTACCGGACGGCGGCGGCCGACGAGGTCGGTGACAGAACGCTCGTCGCCGCCGCCGAGCGTATCGAAGTGGCCGTCCCGCCGGACGCAACGGGAGTCCACAGCGAGACGCGCGTAGACCTGCCGCGGACCATCCGCGACGAACAGTACCGACTGCGCGTCACGAACCGGACGCTCGTGCTCGACCATCCCGACGCGGCCGTGTCGGGACGGCTGCCGCTCGCCTTCCCCGACCGGGTGACGGACGTCTCCGGCGTCTGGGACAGCACCGACGACCTGCTCGTCGTCGTCGACGGCGGGGCGGACGTCAGCGTCCGGCTGGAGGTGGCCGGATGA
- a CDS encoding DUF7289 family protein, with protein MSRETSLDGGTERRGQSAVVGVALLLGLTMLSLGVLTASVGTIVQSNAATADAGRVTADFESTLEPVEATGPGRGTVSFTDGTLRRVDRSVRVLNDSGVVATESVGGLVYENAEHRVAFLSGGVVRGTGEGARFATEPPVVASDDVLVIGVARLNASGPDAVSGSETSVTLRTDVSHSRRTLGNDSYRVAVETATPAAWESYFRRANATTSRRDFDGDGVDSVVADFGEDRTTYLVVHDLRVEVNGG; from the coding sequence ATGAGCCGAGAAACCTCTCTCGACGGCGGGACCGAGCGCAGAGGCCAGTCCGCCGTCGTCGGCGTCGCCCTCCTGTTGGGACTGACGATGCTCAGTCTCGGCGTCCTCACTGCCAGCGTCGGTACCATCGTTCAGAGCAACGCCGCCACGGCCGACGCGGGCCGCGTCACCGCCGACTTCGAGAGCACGCTCGAGCCGGTCGAGGCGACCGGGCCGGGGAGGGGGACCGTCTCGTTCACCGACGGCACCCTCCGCCGCGTCGACCGCAGCGTCCGAGTCCTGAACGACTCGGGGGTCGTCGCCACCGAGTCCGTCGGTGGCCTCGTCTACGAGAACGCCGAGCACCGTGTCGCGTTCCTCTCCGGGGGCGTCGTCCGCGGGACCGGCGAGGGTGCACGGTTCGCTACGGAGCCGCCGGTCGTCGCCAGCGACGACGTGCTTGTCATCGGCGTCGCCCGGCTGAACGCGAGCGGCCCCGACGCCGTCAGCGGGTCTGAGACCAGCGTCACACTCCGGACGGACGTCAGCCACAGCCGCCGGACGCTGGGCAACGACAGCTACCGCGTCGCCGTCGAGACCGCGACGCCCGCCGCCTGGGAGTCGTACTTCCGGCGAGCGAACGCGACGACCAGTCGCCGGGATTTCGACGGTGACGGCGTCGACAGCGTCGTCGCGGACTTCGGCGAGGATAGGACCACGTATCTCGTGGTCCACGACCTCCGCGTGGAGGTGAACGGTGGCTGA